A single genomic interval of Amycolatopsis albispora harbors:
- a CDS encoding class I adenylate-forming enzyme family protein, translating to MDQSFFLTRVLEVFDEYADRVLFRHSTSDLTYAEAGRRLRRLHAAMPPLTGKTVAISAGNHPDAVLAQLAAQLRGARVLLIAASAPPSDRKSALDAADAVLLDPAELDAEPVEITVPARAETVFTSGGTTGAPKLIRHSGTYEGMVHVFHPDPAGPNRILVVAPISHLTGNAAVLGALLCGDTVVLHDGFSPDAVVAALSADRITRFSLTPARLGAVLDHPALAEADLSSLRAVSLGASALPVHRLEQALAVFGPIVGQGYGLTEAPMIATITAAEYAGHPARLASVGRIVPGMRARIGDDGEVLVQGLSLMDGYLDRPLDGDWLRTGDLGHFDEDGYLYLHGRADDVIVTGEHGTKVHPTRVEEALVSHPRVRQSAVVGRSTPDGPVLHAVVVPDGEVTADELRAHVAAELVQPHFVPATVEFRASLPLTHIGKLDRKRLR from the coding sequence GTGGACCAAAGCTTCTTCCTGACCCGGGTGCTCGAGGTCTTCGACGAGTACGCGGACCGGGTGCTGTTCCGTCACTCCACTTCGGACCTGACCTACGCGGAAGCCGGACGGCGCCTCCGCCGGCTGCACGCGGCGATGCCGCCGTTGACCGGCAAGACGGTCGCGATCTCCGCGGGCAACCACCCGGATGCCGTGCTGGCGCAACTAGCCGCGCAACTGCGCGGGGCACGGGTCCTGCTGATCGCCGCCTCCGCACCGCCGTCGGACCGGAAGTCCGCGCTCGACGCCGCGGACGCCGTGCTGCTGGACCCGGCCGAGCTGGACGCGGAACCGGTGGAGATCACCGTCCCGGCCCGCGCCGAAACCGTGTTCACCTCGGGCGGCACCACCGGCGCGCCGAAGCTGATCCGGCACTCGGGCACCTACGAGGGCATGGTGCACGTGTTCCACCCCGATCCGGCCGGGCCGAACCGGATCCTGGTGGTCGCCCCGATTTCGCACCTCACCGGCAACGCGGCGGTGCTCGGCGCCCTGCTCTGCGGGGACACCGTGGTGCTGCACGACGGTTTCTCGCCCGACGCGGTGGTCGCCGCGTTGTCGGCGGACCGGATCACCCGGTTCAGCCTCACCCCGGCGCGGCTCGGTGCCGTGCTCGACCACCCCGCGCTCGCCGAGGCGGACCTCAGTTCGCTGCGCGCGGTTTCGCTCGGCGCCAGCGCGTTGCCGGTGCACCGGCTCGAGCAGGCGCTGGCGGTGTTCGGCCCGATCGTCGGCCAGGGTTACGGCCTGACCGAGGCGCCGATGATCGCCACCATCACCGCCGCCGAGTACGCCGGGCACCCCGCGCGGCTGGCGTCGGTCGGCCGGATCGTGCCGGGCATGCGCGCCCGCATCGGCGACGACGGTGAGGTGCTGGTGCAGGGACTGTCCTTGATGGACGGTTACCTGGACCGGCCGCTCGACGGCGACTGGCTGCGCACCGGGGACCTCGGCCACTTCGACGAAGACGGTTACCTCTACCTGCACGGCCGCGCGGACGACGTGATCGTCACCGGCGAACACGGCACGAAGGTCCACCCGACGCGCGTCGAAGAGGCGCTGGTGTCGCATCCGCGCGTGCGCCAGTCGGCCGTGGTCGGACGGTCCACTCCGGACGGTCCGGTGCTGCACGCCGTGGTGGTCCCCGACGGTGAGGTGACCGCCGACGAGCTGCGCGCCCACGTGGCCGCCGAACTGGTGCAGCCGCACTTCGTCCCGGCCACCGTCGAATTCCGCGCGTCCCTGCCGCTCACCCACATCGGCAAGCTGGACCGCAAGCGCCTGCGATGA
- a CDS encoding GNAT family N-acetyltransferase — translation MEPVEINAGAYYLRQLRADDLMDDRPALVEAFADPVHRRYVPNYRIETLEAAGEYVALRAREWADGTRCSWAIAEPTTGDLLGEVGLKKVDLEAGTAEAAIWVHPRGRGQGIGTLAVDAAVRFGFGALDLKLVEYRHAETNEASAKIAERCGFVRIGEAVVPTAGEKDLVWTKASS, via the coding sequence GTGGAACCGGTGGAGATCAACGCGGGCGCGTACTACCTGCGGCAGTTGCGCGCGGACGACCTGATGGACGACCGCCCGGCGCTGGTCGAGGCGTTCGCCGATCCGGTGCACCGCCGGTACGTGCCGAACTACCGCATCGAGACGCTCGAAGCCGCCGGGGAGTACGTGGCGCTGCGCGCGCGGGAGTGGGCCGACGGCACGCGGTGCTCGTGGGCCATCGCCGAACCGACCACCGGTGACCTGCTCGGTGAGGTCGGGCTGAAGAAGGTCGATCTCGAAGCGGGCACCGCCGAAGCGGCGATCTGGGTGCACCCGCGCGGGCGCGGGCAGGGCATCGGCACGCTGGCCGTGGACGCGGCGGTCCGCTTCGGGTTCGGGGCGCTGGACCTGAAACTGGTCGAATACCGGCACGCCGAAACCAACGAGGCGTCGGCGAAGATCGCGGAACGCTGCGGGTTCGTCCGGATCGGCGAGGCCGTGGTGCCGACCGCGGGCGAGAAGGACCTGGTGTGGACCAAAGCTTCTTCCTGA
- a CDS encoding response regulator, producing MIRLLLVDDHPIVRDGLRGAFVGETDLEIAGEAADGAEALVLASALAPDVVLMDLRMPRMDGVAAIRELREVAPKAKVLVLTTFDSESDVLPAIEAGATGYLLKDAPTAELLRAVRAAAKGESVLSPAVAVKLLGQMREPAPKNTLTKREMEVLELVADGATNRMAAAKLFISEASIKTHLLHIYAKLEVRDRAAAVGEAYRRGLLS from the coding sequence ATGATCAGGCTGCTGCTGGTGGACGACCACCCGATCGTCCGGGACGGCCTGCGTGGCGCGTTTGTCGGCGAAACCGATCTGGAGATCGCCGGCGAGGCCGCGGACGGCGCCGAAGCGCTCGTGCTGGCGAGCGCGCTGGCCCCGGACGTGGTGCTGATGGACCTGCGCATGCCCCGCATGGACGGCGTCGCCGCGATCCGCGAACTCCGCGAGGTGGCCCCGAAGGCGAAGGTGCTGGTGCTGACCACCTTCGACTCCGAATCCGACGTGCTGCCCGCCATCGAAGCCGGGGCCACCGGCTACCTGCTCAAGGACGCGCCGACCGCGGAACTGCTGCGCGCGGTGCGGGCGGCGGCCAAGGGCGAGTCGGTGCTTTCGCCGGCGGTGGCGGTGAAACTGCTCGGCCAGATGCGCGAGCCCGCGCCGAAGAACACGCTGACCAAGCGCGAGATGGAGGTGCTCGAACTGGTCGCCGACGGCGCCACCAACCGGATGGCCGCGGCGAAGCTGTTCATCAGCGAGGCCAGCATCAAGACGCACCTGCTGCACATCTACGCCAAGCTGGAGGTGCGCGACCGCGCGGCGGCGGTCGGTGAGGCGTACCGGCGGGGCCTGCTGAGCTGA
- a CDS encoding sensor histidine kinase — translation MSVLAGVLPSNLDRRGERRAGCVLAAVSLAGLAISAVWHVLTAPGTVNASSTMVLVGVAALWMPLVYWVFPRRSSDPALVVLYYLGFLALATALSPRGDGFAVFASVGYPLAFGLLTPRMSFFGVAATAILPMIARGGTDGPTWVTLVSVAAPLLYAGWVVGSESEKRRRSNAQLEEANAKLEAALEENAGLHAQLLSQARETGVLDERQRMAGEIHDTIAQGLAGIITQLQAAERSDGDPERRQRHLANVHALARENLTEARRSVRALRPERLADSRLPDAMAELGRTWTDTSGTPVKVEVTGDPRPLLPDLEVTLYRVAQEALTNAGKHAKATRVALTLSYVDDLVMLDVRDDGVGFTPAANGTPSDSGGFGLSGMRQRVQRVAGTLAIESAPGEGTTINAQLPAITTANGEPS, via the coding sequence GTGAGCGTGTTGGCCGGAGTGCTGCCGAGCAACCTGGACCGCCGGGGCGAGCGCCGCGCCGGCTGTGTGCTGGCCGCGGTCAGCCTGGCCGGGCTGGCCATCTCGGCGGTCTGGCACGTGCTCACCGCACCCGGCACGGTCAACGCTTCGAGCACGATGGTGCTGGTCGGCGTGGCCGCGCTGTGGATGCCGCTGGTGTACTGGGTGTTCCCGCGCCGCTCCTCGGATCCGGCGCTGGTGGTGCTCTATTACCTGGGTTTTCTCGCGCTGGCCACCGCGCTGAGCCCGCGCGGCGACGGGTTCGCCGTGTTCGCCTCGGTCGGCTACCCGCTGGCGTTCGGCCTGCTCACGCCCCGGATGAGCTTCTTCGGCGTGGCGGCGACGGCGATCCTGCCGATGATCGCGCGCGGCGGCACGGACGGGCCGACCTGGGTCACCCTGGTCTCGGTGGCCGCGCCGCTGCTCTACGCGGGCTGGGTGGTCGGTTCGGAGAGCGAGAAGCGCCGCCGGTCCAACGCCCAGCTCGAAGAAGCCAACGCGAAACTGGAGGCGGCGCTGGAGGAGAACGCCGGACTGCACGCCCAGTTGCTCAGCCAGGCCAGGGAAACCGGCGTGCTCGACGAGCGCCAGCGCATGGCGGGCGAAATCCACGACACCATCGCGCAGGGCCTGGCCGGCATCATCACCCAGTTGCAGGCCGCCGAACGCAGCGACGGCGACCCCGAACGACGGCAGCGCCACCTCGCCAACGTGCACGCCCTGGCCAGGGAGAACCTGACCGAAGCACGGCGGTCGGTGCGGGCGCTGCGCCCGGAACGCCTCGCCGATTCACGCCTGCCGGACGCGATGGCCGAACTCGGCCGCACCTGGACCGACACCTCCGGCACCCCGGTCAAGGTCGAGGTCACCGGCGACCCGCGCCCGCTGCTGCCGGATCTGGAGGTCACCCTCTACCGCGTCGCGCAGGAGGCGCTGACCAACGCGGGCAAGCACGCGAAGGCCACCCGCGTCGCACTCACGCTGTCCTATGTGGACGATCTGGTGATGCTGGACGTGCGTGACGACGGGGTGGGCTTCACCCCCGCGGCCAACGGCACGCCGTCCGATTCCGGCGGGTTCGGCCTGTCCGGCATGCGCCAGCGGGTGCAGCGCGTGGCCGGGACCCTGGCCATCGAGAGCGCACCCGGCGAAGGCACCACGATCAACGCCCAGCTACCGGCCATCACCACCGCGAACGGAGAGCCCTCATGA
- a CDS encoding DUF1707 SHOCT-like domain-containing protein — translation MRLSNAERQEALEALEEHVRTGRLDVDEFADRSAKVTVATRRGELEPLFADLPAPHPSVLSRELFTPSITGPAPRLSPAQALAAKAVPITAVIALVLFFTVARGFWPVFLLPAAAALLAGGFGRRSG, via the coding sequence ATGCGGCTGAGCAACGCCGAGCGCCAGGAGGCGCTGGAGGCGCTCGAAGAGCACGTCCGCACCGGCAGGCTCGACGTGGACGAGTTCGCCGACCGCTCCGCCAAGGTCACCGTGGCCACCCGGCGCGGGGAGTTGGAACCGCTGTTCGCGGATCTCCCCGCGCCGCACCCGAGCGTGCTCAGCCGTGAGCTGTTCACGCCGTCGATCACCGGGCCCGCGCCCCGGCTCAGCCCCGCGCAGGCTCTGGCCGCGAAGGCGGTGCCGATCACCGCGGTGATCGCGCTGGTGCTGTTCTTCACCGTGGCGCGCGGGTTCTGGCCGGTCTTCCTGCTGCCCGCGGCCGCCGCGCTGCTGGCCGGCGGCTTCGGCCGCCGTAGTGGTTAG